In the Salvelinus fontinalis isolate EN_2023a chromosome 34, ASM2944872v1, whole genome shotgun sequence genome, one interval contains:
- the LOC129833915 gene encoding uncharacterized protein LOC129833915: protein MKPHKDHMGSSPRAPVPPVPEPQSQSLQSQSPSFPQPQSFQSQSPSPFCPRLSSPRAPVPSAPEPQTLQSQSPKPQSQSLQSQSPSPFSPRAPDPPVPKPQFLQSQSPSPSSPRAPVPPVPEPQSLQSQSPSPSSPRAPVPPVPESQSLQSQSPSPSSPRAPDPPVPEPQSLQSQSPSPSSPRAQVHSVPEPQTLQSQSPSPSKPQSQSLQSQSPSPFSPRAPDPPVPKPQFLQSQSPSPSSPRAPVPPVPEPQSLQSQSPRPSSPRAPDPPVSEPQSLQSQSPSPSSPRAPVPPVPEPQSLQSQSPRPSSPRAPDPPVPEPQSLQSQSPSPSSPRAPTLQSQSPSPRAPVPPVPEPQSLQSQSPRPSSPRAPDPPVPEPQSLQSQSPSPSSPRAPTLQSQSPSPRAPVPPVPEPQSLQSQSPRPSSPRAPDPPVPEPQSLQSQSPSPSSPRAPTLQSQSPSPSSPRAPVPPVPEPQSLQSQSPRPSSPRAPVPPVPEPQSLQSQSPYPPVPEPQSQSPSPSSPRAPVPPVPEPQTLQSQSPRPSSPRAPVPPVPEPQSLQSQSPYPPVPEPQSQSPSPSSPRAPVPPVPEPQTLQSQSPRPSSPRAPVPPVPEPQSLQSQSPYPPVPEPQSLQSQSPSPSSPRAPVPPVPEPQTLQSQSPSPSSPRAPDHPVPEPQSLQSQSPRPSSPRAPEPQSLQSAPYAADGHILTEQFLGLEAGVCSRSLLSALRPPTFGCLVWFVAPAMLMPPGAAGPAALP from the exons ATGAAACCTCATAAGGACCACATGGGATCCAGTCCCAGAGCCCCAGTCCCTCCAGTCCCAgagccccagtcccagtccctccAGTCCCAGAGCCCCAGTTTCCCCCAGCCCCAGTCCTTCCAGTCCCAGAGCCCCAGTCCCTTCTGCCCCAGACTCTCCAGTCCCAGAGCCCCAGTCCCTTCTGCCCCAGAGCCCCAGACTCTCCAGTCCCAGAGCCCCA agccccagtcccagtccctccAGTCCCAGAGCCCCAGTCCATTCAGTCCCAGAGCCCCAGACCCTCCAGTCCCAAAGCCCCAGTTCCTCCAGTCCCAGAGCCCCAGTCCCTCCAGTCCCAGAGCCCCAGTCCCTCCAGTCCCAGAGCCCCAGTCCCTCCAGTCCCAGAGCCCCAGTCCCTCCAGTCCCAGAGCCCCAGTCCCTCCAGTCCCAGAGTCCCAGTCCCTCCAGTCCCAGAGCCCCAGTCCCTCCAGTCCCAGAGCCCCAGACCCTCCAGTCCCAGAGCCCCAGTCCCTCCAGTCCCAGAGTCCCAGTCCCTCCAGTCCCAGAGCCCAAGTCCATTCAGTCCCAGAGCCCCAGACCCTCCAGTCCCAGAGCCCCAGTCCCTCCA agccccagtcccagtccctccAGTCCCAGAGCCCCAGTCCATTCAGTCCCAGAGCCCCAGACCCTCCAGTCCCAAAGCCCCAGTTCCTCCAGTCCCAGAGCCCCAGTCCCTCCAGTCCCAGAGCCCCAGTCCCTCCAGTCCCAGAGCCCCAGTCCCTCCAGTCCCAGAGCCCCAGACCCTCCAGTCCCAGAGCCCCAGACCCTCCAGTCTCAGAGCCCCAGTCCCTCCAGTCCCAGAGCCCCAGTCCCTCCAGTCCCAGAGCCCCAGTCCCTCCAGTCCCAGAGCCCCAGTCCCTCCAGTCCCAGAGCCCCAGACCCTCCAGTCCCAGAGCCCCAGACCCTCCAGTCCCAGAGCCCCAGTCCCTCCAGTCCCAGAGCCCCAGTCCCTCCAGTCCCAGAGCCCCTACCCTCCAGTCCCAGAGCCCCAGTCCCAGAGCCCCAGTCCCTCCAGTCCCAGAGCCCCAGTCCCTCCAGTCCCAGAGCCCCAGACCCTCCAGTCCCAGAGCCCCAGACCCTCCAGTCCCAGAGCCCCAGTCCCTCCAGTCCCAGAGCCCCAGTCCCTCCAGTCCCAGAGCCCCTACCCTCCAGTCCCAGAGCCCCAGTCCCAGAGCCCCAGTCCCTCCAGTCCCAGAGCCCCAGTCCCTCCAGTCCCAGAGCCCCAGACCCTCCAGTCCCAGAGCCCCAGACCCTCCAGTCCCAGAGCCCCAGTCCCTCCAGTCCCAGAGCCCCAGTCCCTCCAGTCCCAGAGCCCCTACCCTCCAGTCCCAGAGCCCCAGTCCCTCCAGTCCCAGAGCCCCAGTCCCTCCAGTCCCAGAGCCCCAGTCCCTCCAGTCCCAGAGCCCCAGACCCTCCAGTCCCAGAGCCCCAGTCCCTCCAGTCCCAGAGCCCCAGTCCCTCCAGTCCCAGAGCCCCTACCCTCCAGTCCCAGAGCCCCAGTCCCAGAGCCCCAGTCCCTCCAGTCCCAGAGCCCCAGTCCCTCCAGTCCCAGAGCCCCAGACCCTCCAGTCCCAGAGCCCCAGACCCTCCAGTCCCAGAGCCCCAGTCCCTCCAGTCCCAGAGCCCCAGTCCCTCCAGTCCCAGAGCCCCTACCCTCCAGTCCCAGAGCCCCAGTCCCAGAGCCCCAGTCCCTCCAGTCCCAGAGCCCCAGTCCCTCCAGTCCCAGAGCCCCAGACCCTCCAGTCCCAGAGCCCCAGACCCTCCAGTCCCAGAGCCCCAGTCCCTCCAGTCCCAGAGCCCCAGTCCCTCCAGTCCCAGAGCCCCTACCCTCCAGTCCCAGAGCCCCAGTCCCTCCAGTCCCAGAGCCCCAGTCCCTCCAGTCCCAGAGCCCCAGTCCCTCCAGTCCCAGAGCCCCAGACCCTCCAGTCCCAGAGCCCCAGTCCCTCCAGTCCCAGAGCCCCAGACCATCCAGTCCCAGAGCCCCAGTCCCTCCAGTCCCAGAGCCCCAGACCCTCCAGTCCCAGAGCCCCAGAGCCCCAGTCACTCCAGTCAGCCC CGTATGCTGCAGATGGACACATTCTCACAGAACAGTTCCTCGGTCTGGAGGCTGGAGTTTGTTCCCGCTCTCTGCTCTCCGCCCTGCGCCCTCCGACCTTCGGCTGTCTCGTCTGGTTTGTGGCCCCGGCCATGCTCATGCCCCCTGGAGCCGCTGGACCCGCTGCACTAccatga